One region of Oryza sativa Japonica Group chromosome 5, ASM3414082v1 genomic DNA includes:
- the LOC4338881 gene encoding protein NRT1/ PTR FAMILY 5.10 → MPSGSDSGSYDPLLALDDGMADGDVAAAAAAPVDHRGRPALRGATGGWRSALFIIAVEIAERFAFYGVSANLITYLTGSLGEGNAAAAAAINAWNGVSQLLPLLGGALADSWLGRYRTILLASLLYILGLAMLAFSTLISTGGNQCSSAAVAGGKTCPPSTLRVAFFYISLYMVAVAQGGHKPCVQAFGADQFDPSDPEESVSRSSFFNWWYFGMCGGTAVTLVFLSYVQDNIGWGLGFGIPCVVMACALAVFLLGTRTYRYYVSGSKKGVVARAGEALAAWRNRAKSIPLLPPASQECHPTATSAPEFSTGVEEDEQVVGKAGLVEQAKGIVRLFPIWATCLIYAVALAQSSTFFTKQAGTLDRRIGDHIQVPPAALQSFISITIVAIIPVYDRVIVPVARRYTGVPSGITMLQRIGAGMVLSLVSMVIAALVETRRLRAARDAGLVDKAGVPVPMSLWWMVPQYVLFGAADVFTMVGLQEFFYDQVPDKLRSLGLALYLSIFGVGSFISSALVSGIDRATAARGGSWFSNNLNRAHLDYFYWLIAALSALELLAYGYFAVTFKYKNKNKGALLATSTSC, encoded by the exons ATGCCTTCCGGCTCCGACTCCGGCTCCTACGACCCGCTGCTCGCACTGGACGACGGCATGGCGGACGGGgatgtggccgccgccgccgccgcccccgtggaccaccgcggccgccccgccctccgcggcgccaccggcggctGGAGGTCGGCGCTCTTCATCATAG CGGTGGAGATCGCGGAGCGGTTCGCGTTCTACGGGGTGTCGGCGAACCTGATCACCTACCTGACGGGCTCGCTCGGGGAagggaacgcggcggcggcggcggccatcaaCGCCTGGAACGGCGTCTCccagctgctgccgctgctcggCGGCGCCCTCGCCGACTCCTGGCTCGGCCGCTACCGCACCATCCTCCTCGCCTCGCTGCTCTACATCCTG GGCTTGGCCATGTTAGCTTTCTCGACCTTGATCTCCACCGGCGGCAACCAAtgcagcagcgccgccgtcgccggcggcaagaCCTGCCCACCGTCGACTCTGCGGGTGGCGTTCTTCTACATCTCCCTCTACATGGTGGCCGTCGCGCAGGGCGGCCACAAGCCGTGCGTGCAGGCGTTCGGCGCCGACCAGTTCGACCCGAGCGACCCCGAGGAGTCGGTCTCCAGGAGCTCCTTCTTCAACTGGTGGTACTTCGGCATGTGCGGCGGCACCGCCGTCACGCTGGTGTTCCTCAGCTACGTCCAGGACAACATCGGCTGGGGCCTCGGCTTCGGCATCCCCTGCGTCGTCATGGCGTGCGCCCTCGCCGTGTTCCTGCTCGGCACCAGGACGTACCGCTACTACGTCTCCGGCAGCAAGAAGGGCGTGGTCGCTCGCGCCGGCGAGGCACTCGCGGCGTGGCGAAACAGGGCGAAGTCGATCCCCCTTCTTCCGCCGGCTTCGCAGGAGTGCCATCCAACGGCGACATCGGCGCCGGAGTTCAG CACGGGAGTAGAGGAGGACGAACAGGTGGTGGGCAAGGCGGGCCTCGTGGAGCAAGCGAAGGGCATCGTCCGGCTGTTCCCGATCTGGGCGACGTGCCTGATCTACGCCGTGGCGTTAGCGCAGTCGTCGACGTTCTTCACGAAGCAGGCGGGGACGCTGGACCGGCGGATCGGCGACCATATACAGGTCCCACCGGCGGCGCTGCAGAGCTTCATCAGCATCACCATCGTGGCCATCATCCCGGTCTACGACCGCGTCATCGTGCCGGTGGCGCGCCGCTACACGGGCGTCCCCTCGGGCATCACCATGCTGCAGCGGATCGGCGCCGGGATGGTGCTGTCCCTGGTGTCCATGGTGATCGCGGCGCTCGTCGAGACCCGCCGGCTGCGGGCGGCGCGGGACGCCGGGCTCGTCGACAAGGCGGGCGTCCCGGTGCCGATGAGCCTGTGGTGGATGGTGCCGCAGTACGTGCTGttcggcgcggcggacgtgttcACCATGGTGGGGCTCCAGGAGTTCTTCTACGACCAGGTGCCCGACAAGCTGCGCAGCCTCGGGCTGGCGCTCTACCTCAGCATCTTCGGCGTCGGCAGCTTCATCAGCAGCGCGCTCGTGTCCGGGATCgaccgggcgacggcggcgaggggcggcaGCTGGTTCTCCAACAACCTCAACCGCGCCCACCTCGACTACTTCTACTGGCTGATCGCCGCGCTCAGCGCGCTCGAGCTGCTCGCCTACGGCTACTTCGCCGTCACGTTCAagtacaagaacaagaacaagggAGCTCTCCTCGCAACTTCTACGTCCTGTTGA